From Paraburkholderia fungorum, the proteins below share one genomic window:
- a CDS encoding acyl-CoA synthetase has protein sequence MKHMFEEGLERRAANYVPLTPIDFIVRAAQVYGERPAVIHGDIRRNWRETYERARRLASALRQVGIERGDTVAALLPNIPPMIEAHFGVPMAGAVFNTLNTRLDVSSLLFMLRHGEAKALIVDTEYGEFAHRAALEFPGLRVISVADAMPADAAQFIGATDYEAFLQSGDPEFAWTQPADEWDAIALNYTSGTTGDPKGVVYHHRGAYLNALSNILEWDMPKHAVYLWTLPLFHCNGWCFPWTVAARAGVNVCLRKFDAKTVFELIRREGITHYCGAPIVQSALANAPAEWREGITHRVSTMVAGAAPPPAVIAKMKEIGFDLTHVYGLTETYGPAAVCAKQESWESLDDSARAELNARQGVRYHLQAAVTVLDPDTLAPVPADGETLGEIMFRGNICMKGYLKNSRATEATFRGGWFHTGDLGVRMPDGYIRIRDRSKDIIISGGENISSIEVEDTLYRHPAVSVAAVVAMADPKWGEVPCAFIELREGAQVSEEDIIAHCRLFLAGYKLPKAVRFGELPKTSTGKIQKFELRARIKAERSE, from the coding sequence ATGAAGCACATGTTCGAGGAAGGCCTGGAGCGCCGCGCGGCCAATTATGTCCCGCTGACGCCGATCGATTTCATCGTCCGCGCGGCGCAAGTCTACGGCGAGCGGCCGGCGGTCATCCATGGGGACATCCGCCGCAACTGGCGCGAGACGTATGAGCGCGCGCGGCGCCTGGCCAGCGCGCTGCGGCAGGTTGGGATCGAGCGTGGCGATACCGTCGCGGCTTTGCTGCCGAATATTCCGCCGATGATCGAAGCGCATTTCGGCGTGCCGATGGCCGGCGCTGTGTTCAATACGTTGAATACGCGACTCGATGTGTCGTCGCTGCTGTTCATGCTGCGTCATGGCGAGGCGAAGGCGCTGATCGTCGACACCGAATACGGCGAGTTCGCGCATCGGGCCGCGCTGGAATTTCCCGGCCTGCGCGTGATCAGCGTGGCCGATGCGATGCCCGCCGACGCCGCGCAATTCATCGGCGCAACCGACTACGAAGCGTTCCTCCAATCGGGTGACCCGGAGTTCGCATGGACTCAACCGGCCGACGAGTGGGACGCCATCGCGTTGAATTACACGTCGGGCACGACCGGCGATCCGAAGGGCGTGGTCTACCATCATCGTGGCGCGTATCTGAATGCGCTGAGCAATATCCTCGAATGGGACATGCCCAAACACGCGGTCTACCTATGGACCTTGCCGTTATTTCACTGCAACGGCTGGTGTTTTCCGTGGACCGTCGCCGCGCGCGCCGGCGTTAATGTGTGTCTGCGAAAGTTCGATGCGAAGACCGTGTTCGAACTGATTCGTCGCGAAGGCATCACGCACTATTGCGGCGCGCCGATCGTGCAGAGCGCGCTCGCGAATGCGCCCGCCGAATGGCGCGAGGGCATCACGCACCGCGTCTCGACGATGGTGGCGGGCGCAGCGCCTCCGCCTGCGGTGATCGCGAAAATGAAGGAAATTGGCTTCGATCTGACACATGTGTACGGGTTGACCGAAACCTACGGGCCGGCGGCCGTCTGCGCAAAACAGGAATCGTGGGAATCTCTCGATGACAGCGCGCGTGCCGAATTGAACGCGCGCCAAGGCGTGCGTTATCACTTGCAGGCTGCGGTAACCGTGCTCGATCCCGACACGCTCGCGCCCGTTCCAGCCGACGGCGAAACGCTTGGCGAGATCATGTTCCGCGGCAATATCTGCATGAAGGGCTACTTGAAGAATTCGCGCGCGACCGAAGCGACTTTCCGCGGCGGCTGGTTCCACACCGGCGACCTCGGCGTGCGGATGCCCGATGGCTACATCCGTATTCGCGACCGCAGCAAGGACATCATTATTTCGGGCGGTGAGAACATCTCGAGTATCGAGGTCGAGGACACGCTGTATCGTCACCCGGCGGTATCGGTAGCTGCCGTGGTGGCGATGGCCGATCCGAAGTGGGGCGAAGTGCCGTGCGCGTTCATCGAACTCAGGGAAGGCGCGCAGGTTAGCGAGGAAGATATCATCGCTCACTGCCGGCTGTTTCTGGCGGGATATAAGTTGCCGAAAGCGGTGCGCTTTGGCGAATTGCCGAAGACGTCGACGGGGAAAATTCAGAAGTTCGAACTACGTGCGCGAATCAAGGCGGAGCGAAGCGAATAG